A single window of Desulfatiglans sp. DNA harbors:
- a CDS encoding cation:proton antiporter: MEIMLAILVGVLSAVGVYMLLRRSFLKLVLGIIFLSNAVNLTIFIAAGLVRGKPAFATLESANPAEMADPIPQALILTAIVIGFGIAAFTLALKYKYFFLTDTDDLDELKETEE; encoded by the coding sequence ATGGAAATAATGCTTGCGATCCTGGTTGGCGTACTATCAGCTGTGGGTGTTTATATGCTGCTCCGCAGGAGCTTTTTAAAGCTGGTGCTGGGTATCATATTTCTAAGTAATGCTGTTAACCTGACCATTTTTATAGCGGCAGGCCTGGTCAGGGGTAAACCGGCATTTGCTACACTTGAATCGGCAAATCCTGCTGAAATGGCCGATCCTATTCCACAGGCCCTGATTTTAACAGCAATAGTAATAGGTTTTGGAATAGCAGCCTTTACCCTGGCACTCAAATATAAGTATTTTTTTCTTACAGATACTGATGACCTGGACGAATTAAAAGAGACTGAAGAATGA
- a CDS encoding Na(+)/H(+) antiporter subunit B (subunit B of antiporter complex involved in resistance to high concentrations of Na+, K+, Li+ and/or alkali), translating to MKNIILQIALPYIRFFLIFFSIITLFRGHNFPGGGFIGGLMFSGAFIFQALAWDVADSRKTLKIRPAHMIGTGLFTAFISALSGIVSGRPILSGIWIDIPLLKSYSVKLGTPLLFDIGVYLTVSGVVLFLIFTIMEEWQWK from the coding sequence TATCCGGTTTTTCCTGATTTTTTTCTCGATCATTACCCTTTTTCGAGGGCACAACTTTCCTGGCGGGGGTTTTATAGGCGGATTAATGTTCAGCGGCGCCTTTATTTTCCAGGCGCTTGCCTGGGATGTAGCTGATTCGCGCAAAACACTGAAGATCCGACCTGCACACATGATCGGAACCGGGCTTTTTACTGCCTTTATCAGCGCACTTTCCGGCATTGTATCAGGCCGGCCGATCCTTTCCGGGATATGGATTGATATCCCCTTGCTGAAAAGTTACTCTGTTAAATTGGGAACACCCCTCCTGTTTGATATTGGCGTTTACCTCACTGTCAGCGGGGTTGTCCTGTTTTTAATTTTTACCATTATGGAGGAGTGGCAATGGAAATAA